From Mycobacterium cookii:
GACCTGCCGGTCGGACTACAAGGCGACTACGACTGCGAGTGCGTGGTCGATCGCTAGACCGCGACACCGGCGTCGCCGGCGACCCGCTCCAGCACCCGCATCGAACCGAGCACGGACCTCTCCACGAACGCGCCGCTTTCCACTGCGCGACAATAGATTTGATAGGGCGCCTGTCCGCCGTCGCGCGGATCGGGGAAGACGTCGTGAATGATCAGCGCTCCCCCGGCGCTCACCCATTTCGCCCAGCCGTCGAAGTCACGGTGGGCGGCCTCTTCGCTGTGGCCGCCGTCGATGAACAACAACTGCAGCGGCGCACGCCACCCGCGGGCCACCACCGTCGACTTGCCCACCACCGCGACGACGTTGTCATCCAGACCGGCCTCGTCGAGAGTGTGCCGCAGCGTCGGCAAGGTGTCGAAGAGTCCGGAGACGTCGTCGACCATTGACGTGTCGTGATACTCCCACCCGGGTTGATGTTCTTCGGAGCCGTGGTG
This genomic window contains:
- a CDS encoding class I SAM-dependent methyltransferase; this translates as MTFSTDRADLTGRLFALADRVTGFMPADEGRALHDAALHYLDHGVAVEIGTYCGKSTVLLGAAAHTRDSVLYTVDHHHGSEEHQPGWEYHDTSMVDDVSGLFDTLPTLRHTLDEAGLDDNVVAVVGKSTVVARGWRAPLQLLFIDGGHSEEAAHRDFDGWAKWVSAGGALIIHDVFPDPRDGGQAPYQIYCRAVESGAFVERSVLGSMRVLERVAGDAGVAV